A genomic window from Martelella lutilitoris includes:
- a CDS encoding DUF2274 domain-containing protein — translation MTKLKLGPIADDKPVKVTVELPTSLHRDLAAYAEILGREGGHAPADPVRLIVPMLERFIATDRGFAKAKRQRSSA, via the coding sequence ATGACGAAGTTGAAACTTGGTCCGATCGCTGATGACAAGCCGGTCAAAGTCACGGTGGAACTGCCTACGAGTCTCCATCGCGACCTCGCCGCCTATGCCGAAATTCTCGGCAGGGAGGGAGGGCATGCGCCCGCCGATCCCGTCCGCTTGATCGTGCCCATGCTGGAACGGTTCATTGCGACAGACCGAGGTTTTGCGAAGGCCAAGCGCCAACGTTCGTCTGCCTAG
- a CDS encoding TrbI/VirB10 family protein gives MNEIDPDKEEGRKSGLEPQPESDDDARPLTGEPAAPMRLRPEPPRVTRLSRKVLAGLGLVAGVGIGGALIYALQVQHDGRSNEELYSTDNRPTPDGLNTLPKDYTGPVLGPPLPGDLGRPILDAQNRGQPVTSSRIGTPAAQPGLSAEEQRRLQELEAARTARLFTSTETRNMASPATTTTTTTTPLPDLTSLGLAPQPATPSAQDRQLAFLNQTPDKRTVSTDRVAAPASANTLQAGAVISAALITGIRSDLPGQITAQVTENIYDSPTGRILLIPQGTRVIGQYDNGIGFGQRRILLVWNRLIFPNGRSIVLERQPGADTQGYAGLEDGVDYHWGELFKAAALSTLLSIGSKASSSNEESEIVRALRQGAGDSINQTGQQIVSRQLNIAPTLTIRPGFPVRVIVTHDLVLEPYGG, from the coding sequence GTGAACGAGATCGATCCCGATAAGGAGGAAGGCCGCAAGTCCGGGCTGGAACCCCAGCCGGAGTCCGACGATGATGCCCGGCCGTTGACCGGAGAACCGGCCGCGCCGATGCGGCTGCGTCCGGAGCCGCCGCGCGTCACCCGGCTCTCGCGCAAAGTGCTGGCTGGTCTCGGTCTGGTCGCCGGTGTTGGTATCGGTGGCGCGCTGATCTATGCGCTTCAGGTGCAGCATGACGGCCGGTCGAACGAGGAGCTGTATTCGACCGACAACCGGCCGACACCCGATGGCCTAAACACGCTTCCGAAGGACTATACCGGCCCGGTCCTCGGCCCACCGCTGCCAGGCGATCTCGGCCGCCCGATCCTCGATGCGCAGAACCGCGGCCAGCCTGTGACGTCGTCACGGATCGGCACCCCCGCCGCGCAGCCCGGCCTCAGCGCCGAGGAACAGCGCCGATTGCAGGAGTTGGAGGCCGCTAGGACCGCGCGCCTCTTCACTTCGACCGAGACGCGCAACATGGCCTCGCCCGCCACCACGACAACAACCACAACGACGCCCTTGCCGGATCTGACCAGTCTCGGCCTCGCGCCGCAGCCAGCGACGCCCTCGGCGCAGGATCGGCAGCTCGCCTTCCTCAACCAGACGCCCGACAAACGCACCGTGTCGACCGATCGCGTCGCCGCTCCGGCATCGGCAAACACCCTTCAGGCCGGCGCGGTGATTTCCGCCGCGCTCATCACCGGCATTCGTTCCGACCTGCCCGGCCAGATCACGGCGCAGGTGACGGAGAACATCTATGACAGCCCGACCGGGCGCATCCTGCTCATCCCTCAGGGCACGCGTGTCATCGGTCAGTATGACAACGGCATCGGTTTCGGCCAGCGCCGCATCCTGCTCGTCTGGAACCGGCTGATTTTCCCGAACGGCCGTTCGATCGTGCTGGAACGCCAGCCAGGCGCAGACACGCAAGGCTATGCCGGCTTGGAGGATGGTGTCGATTATCACTGGGGCGAACTGTTCAAGGCTGCCGCGCTCTCGACGCTGCTCAGCATCGGTTCGAAGGCCAGTTCGTCGAACGAGGAAAGCGAGATCGTGCGTGCCCTGCGCCAGGGCGCTGGCGACAGCATCAACCAGACCGGACAGCAGATTGTCAGCCGCCAGCTCAATATCGCGCCGACATTGACGATCCGTCCGGGCTTCCCCGTCCGCGTGATCGTCACGCACGATCTCGTACTTGAACCCTATGGAGGCTGA
- a CDS encoding LysR family transcriptional regulator yields MCEVPLSPSLTQMPNAIALRHLRYFVAATEEGSFRKAALSLSVQESSVSRRIRNLEDQIGASLFHRHSSGVALTVAGERFLPAARKALRTLTEGTRDIQVIARGDLGSVRIGIFSSLASGFLADLFQAYGTNHIQVRMDFIDGSPADHLSAIRRLEIDVAFLTGTSKRPDYDSAELWSEKVFVALPEHHHLTAKTEVKWTDLADSTFIVSDAPPGQEIHDFLVMRLAELGHHPQIEPQCVGRDNLLPLVAFGRGITVTSESTTAACFPGVAYRPIEGERLPFCAVWSPRNDNPAFRRLLSLAKHLSKSRISRQTNVGAWPSQNLGLSQ; encoded by the coding sequence GTGTGTGAAGTACCCCTTTCCCCCTCCTTGACACAGATGCCGAATGCCATCGCGCTACGTCACCTACGATACTTTGTTGCCGCAACGGAGGAAGGGAGCTTCCGCAAAGCGGCGCTATCCTTATCGGTGCAGGAGTCTTCCGTCAGTAGACGAATTCGTAATCTCGAGGATCAAATCGGCGCTTCGCTCTTTCACCGCCACAGCTCCGGCGTAGCTCTTACCGTAGCTGGTGAACGCTTTCTTCCTGCCGCCCGTAAGGCTCTCAGAACCTTGACGGAGGGAACTAGAGATATCCAAGTCATCGCGCGAGGCGACCTGGGATCGGTAAGGATTGGCATATTTTCTTCGCTGGCATCGGGATTTCTTGCAGACTTGTTCCAAGCATATGGAACCAATCACATTCAGGTTCGGATGGACTTCATTGATGGCAGCCCCGCGGATCACCTATCAGCTATCCGCCGCCTTGAAATTGACGTAGCCTTTTTAACTGGAACTTCCAAACGTCCGGATTACGACTCCGCAGAGTTGTGGTCAGAGAAGGTGTTTGTCGCTTTGCCCGAGCATCATCACTTGACTGCCAAAACCGAAGTAAAATGGACTGATCTGGCCGATTCAACGTTTATTGTCAGTGACGCGCCGCCAGGTCAGGAAATTCACGATTTTCTCGTGATGCGATTGGCCGAACTGGGACATCATCCGCAAATCGAGCCCCAATGTGTAGGGCGAGATAATCTTTTACCCTTGGTGGCATTCGGCCGCGGAATCACGGTTACAAGCGAATCCACGACAGCTGCCTGTTTTCCTGGTGTTGCCTACCGCCCTATCGAAGGAGAACGTCTGCCATTTTGTGCGGTATGGTCTCCTCGGAACGACAATCCAGCTTTTCGCAGGTTGTTGAGCTTGGCCAAGCATCTATCGAAATCAAGAATCTCTAGGCAGACGAACGTTGGCGCTTGGCCTTCGCAAAACCTCGGTCTGTCGCAATGA